Below is a genomic region from Candidatus Binatia bacterium.
TCGATGACGCCGACGAACCGGGCCCGCAGGACCGGATAGAAGACCTGGTAGCGGATGTACGGGATCGTCTGGGCCGACGAATCGCGCAGCCACATCGCCGGTATGTCCCCGGTCTGGACGTACGTCGTCGCGTCGTCCTCGAGGAAGAAGTCGTGAAAAAGCGTGTGAAAGAGCGCCGCGGTCTGGATGTTGCGCACCCGCTCGCCGGTGAGCGGCACGACCAGCGTCTCGGCCGCGGCGGTCGCGCCGCATCGGAACGCCAGGATCGTTGCGAGCGCCAAACTCGCCGCGCTTCGCGCAAACCGCACTATGGGGATGTTGCCTTAGACGCAGCGAAGCTGGGCTCTTGCACCGACCGCAAGGAGCGTAGTTGACCGAATTTTCAAACGCCGAACTCCTGCGCCAGTTCGAGCTCGGCAATCCGCGCGCGCTGGCGAGGGCGATCTCGCGCGCCGAGGCCGGCCGAGGCGGCGAGCTCGTGCGCGCGCTCTATCCGAAAGCCGGGCGCGCGACGACCGTCGGCCTGACCGGTCCGCCGGGCGTCGGGAAATCGACGCTCGCATCGGGGCTCGTCCGCAGCGCACGGGCGCGCGGCAAGGACGTCGGCGTCGTCTCCGTCGATCCCAGCTCGCCGTTCTCGCGCGGCGCCCTGCTCGGCGACCGGATCCGGCTCGCCGAGCACTTCACCGACGAAGGCGTCTTCATTCGTTCGATGGCCAGCCGCGGCCATCTCGGCGGCCTCGCCGGCGCCACCGCCGATGCGGTGCTTTTGATGGATGCGTTCGGGTTCGATCTCGTGCTGATCGAGACGGTCGGCGTCGGACAGAGCGAGATCGCGGTCGCCGAGCTCGCGCAGACGACGATCGTCGCGCTGCAGCCGGGCAGCGGCGACTCCATTCAGGTGCTCAAGGCCGGCATCATGGAGAGCGCCGACATCTTCGTCGTGAACAAAGCGGATCACCCGATGGCCGATCAGCTGCGGCGCGAGATTCGATCGACGATGGAGATGATGGAGTGGAAAGGCTGGGTGCCGGAACTCGTCGTGACGCAAGCGCTCGCCGGCGACGGCATCGATGCGCTCGTCGAGGCGATCGAACGCCACGCCGCGTATCTCAACGAGACCGGTGAGATCGCGCAACGCCGTCGCGAGGCGTTCGCGCATCAAGTGCGCCAGCTCGCGCTCGGACGCGTCGAGCAGCGCCTCGACCGCGCGCTGAAAGCGAACGCGCACGACGACCTCGACCCGTATGCGGCGGCCGATCGCGTTCTCTCCGAGCTCGGTCTTTAGGGAAAATTCGGCGCCTTTGTCGAACGGGACGGGTTCTATGCCCCCTCGAGATGGTAAGGACCGGCTCACGATGATCGAGCGCCCCGGCAGGGCTTGGGCCCGCACGGGTCCGGGTTCGGGCGCCGTCGACCGGACGATCTCCGACGTTCCTCTGAAGAGCGTCTACGGGCCGGCCGATGCGGCGGGCAGCGAGTTGCCGTGGCCCGGCGACTATCCCTACACGCGCGGCATCCATCCGAACGGCTATCGCGACCGGCTCTGGACGATGCGCCAGTTCGCCGGCTTCGGCAACGCCGCGCAGACGAACGAGCGCTATCATTTCCTCCTCGAGCACGGCCAGCACGGCCTCTCGGTCGCCTTCGACATGCCGACGCTGATGGGATACGACTCGGACGCCCCGCAGTCGCGCGGCGAAGTCGGCAAGTGCGGCGTCGCGATCGACTCGCTCGCCGACATGGAGCTGCTCTTCGACGGCATCGACATGGGCGAGATCACGACCTCCATGACGATCAACGGACCGGCGTGCATCGCGCTCGCGCAATACGTCGCCGCGGCCGAGAAGAAGGGCATCCCGCGCGCGAAGCTCGG
It encodes:
- the meaB gene encoding methylmalonyl Co-A mutase-associated GTPase MeaB — its product is MTEFSNAELLRQFELGNPRALARAISRAEAGRGGELVRALYPKAGRATTVGLTGPPGVGKSTLASGLVRSARARGKDVGVVSVDPSSPFSRGALLGDRIRLAEHFTDEGVFIRSMASRGHLGGLAGATADAVLLMDAFGFDLVLIETVGVGQSEIAVAELAQTTIVALQPGSGDSIQVLKAGIMESADIFVVNKADHPMADQLRREIRSTMEMMEWKGWVPELVVTQALAGDGIDALVEAIERHAAYLNETGEIAQRRREAFAHQVRQLALGRVEQRLDRALKANAHDDLDPYAAADRVLSELGL